A window of Opitutus sp. ER46 contains these coding sequences:
- a CDS encoding sensor histidine kinase → MLLLAGLATRAGWASGADRPPADGFVVREWRSESGLPSDDVYQVAQDARGHLWVATRSGVVRFDGAGFFPVPGAAGRDLYLNLLPEADGSVLLVPRTGDPVRFKDGGWRREPLAAPLAGQAGGQALRAPDGALWCSVRGAVQRVRGKDHKVFGRADGIAEGSWTRFALDGGGRVWLASDQWLARYEDGRLVRVPLPVASELRLASSRAAGPWVITDRQVYKMDAASRPVLMAELPPLVGAHYVAAAAEDSRGWLWLGTRSQGVHVVGREGVIPVPTASDNITTLIEDREGTIWAAAIPGGLYAIAPRIYTLHTKANGLAATGVTAVCETAPGEIWCANGDGGVVRLRDGHIDHWILRHEGRVYGAVSVSPHPERGVWVTGSSSSFWVDGEGGVTFLAAVPSSGPQPASFTSAAGEWWLTMADGRVGRWNGASFQSYGVEAGLSERGVRSFAAGPQGEVLVGTNDGQLLRFTAGRFVPLLPAGVSLGVAINGILPMDDGYWLATAGEGLVVMRPGRNARVNALNGLPHDNLTQLVPDGRGFVWCGSAAGVFRVAREDVRRVAAGEAKVVAALQLGRDEGLGDANCRGLYGPGALRSRDGRVWFATRQGLLAINPEADALSPPAPQAAIEELRIDGEAQVLRAPLVVDPAGHKLEFSFSVLALAAPSRVRARYRLVGFDEGWVEAGGRRVAVYPRLPPGEYRFEVAASYGQPREGEAPAVVAITVPRRWWQTLWFQAGVVLGLVGVVAGVVRVWTYRRLRRRIERLEHETAIARERARIAQNIHDDVGASLTRISLLTQASSPLSPEAPKLERIYETAREITRSLDQIVWAVNPQYDSLESFVGYLTDFAQPFLGLARVRCRLDIPAVLPPIVLSGETRHQLFLCCREALNNVVKHARATEVTVRLAWTAPRLRIVIADDGRGLAAAAADTPERGRSGHGLANLRERMARLGGSGTVGPAAEGGTVVTLVVALAGDGTLSP, encoded by the coding sequence TTGTTGCTGCTGGCTGGCCTGGCGACCCGGGCGGGCTGGGCGTCTGGCGCCGACCGCCCGCCGGCCGACGGCTTTGTGGTGCGCGAGTGGCGCTCGGAGTCGGGACTGCCGAGCGACGACGTGTACCAGGTGGCTCAGGACGCGCGCGGCCATCTGTGGGTGGCCACGCGCAGCGGCGTCGTCCGCTTCGATGGGGCGGGCTTCTTCCCGGTGCCCGGCGCGGCGGGGCGCGACCTGTATTTGAACCTGCTGCCGGAGGCGGACGGTTCGGTGCTGCTGGTGCCGCGCACCGGGGATCCGGTCCGGTTCAAGGACGGCGGGTGGCGAAGGGAGCCGCTGGCCGCGCCGCTGGCCGGCCAGGCAGGCGGGCAGGCGTTGCGTGCGCCGGACGGAGCGCTCTGGTGCTCGGTCCGCGGCGCGGTGCAGCGGGTGCGGGGAAAAGACCACAAGGTTTTCGGTCGGGCGGACGGCATCGCCGAGGGCAGCTGGACCCGCTTCGCGCTCGATGGCGGGGGGCGGGTGTGGCTGGCGAGCGACCAGTGGCTGGCGCGGTACGAGGACGGACGCTTGGTGCGCGTCCCGCTGCCGGTGGCGTCGGAGTTGCGCCTGGCCTCGTCGCGCGCCGCGGGTCCGTGGGTGATCACAGACCGGCAGGTGTACAAGATGGACGCCGCGTCACGCCCGGTGCTGATGGCGGAGCTACCGCCGCTCGTCGGGGCTCATTACGTCGCAGCCGCAGCGGAGGACAGCCGCGGCTGGCTCTGGCTGGGCACGCGGTCGCAGGGCGTCCACGTCGTCGGGCGCGAAGGCGTGATCCCGGTGCCGACCGCGAGCGACAATATCACGACGCTGATCGAGGACCGCGAGGGCACGATCTGGGCGGCGGCAATTCCGGGCGGGCTCTACGCGATCGCGCCGCGAATCTACACCCTCCACACCAAGGCCAATGGCCTGGCCGCGACGGGTGTGACGGCGGTCTGCGAGACTGCGCCCGGAGAAATCTGGTGCGCCAACGGCGATGGCGGCGTCGTGCGGCTGCGGGACGGACACATCGACCATTGGATCCTCCGGCACGAGGGCCGCGTGTACGGGGCGGTGTCGGTGTCGCCGCACCCGGAGCGCGGCGTGTGGGTGACCGGGTCGTCCTCGTCGTTTTGGGTCGATGGCGAGGGCGGGGTGACGTTCCTCGCCGCGGTGCCGAGCTCGGGGCCGCAGCCCGCCAGCTTCACCTCGGCCGCCGGCGAATGGTGGCTCACGATGGCCGATGGGCGGGTGGGGCGTTGGAACGGCGCGTCCTTCCAGAGCTACGGCGTGGAGGCGGGATTGAGCGAGCGCGGGGTGCGGTCGTTTGCGGCGGGTCCCCAGGGAGAAGTGCTGGTCGGCACCAACGATGGGCAACTGCTGCGTTTCACGGCCGGACGATTTGTCCCGCTGCTGCCGGCCGGCGTGTCGCTCGGCGTCGCGATCAACGGCATCCTGCCGATGGACGATGGCTATTGGCTGGCGACGGCGGGTGAGGGGCTGGTGGTGATGCGGCCGGGGCGGAACGCCCGCGTGAATGCGTTGAATGGTCTGCCGCACGACAACCTCACGCAGCTCGTGCCGGACGGCCGCGGGTTTGTGTGGTGCGGTTCGGCGGCGGGCGTGTTTCGCGTCGCGCGGGAGGACGTCCGGCGCGTGGCGGCCGGCGAGGCGAAGGTCGTGGCCGCGCTCCAACTCGGGCGGGATGAAGGGCTGGGCGACGCGAATTGCCGTGGCCTTTACGGCCCGGGCGCGCTGCGCAGCCGGGACGGACGCGTGTGGTTTGCGACGCGCCAGGGGCTGCTGGCCATCAACCCGGAGGCCGATGCGCTGTCCCCTCCGGCGCCGCAGGCGGCCATCGAGGAGCTCCGGATCGACGGCGAGGCGCAGGTGCTGCGCGCGCCGCTGGTCGTCGACCCTGCGGGCCACAAACTGGAGTTCTCGTTCTCGGTCCTGGCGCTGGCGGCGCCGAGCCGCGTGCGTGCGCGCTACCGGTTGGTCGGGTTTGACGAAGGGTGGGTGGAAGCGGGCGGGCGGCGCGTGGCCGTGTATCCCCGGCTGCCCCCGGGCGAGTATCGTTTCGAAGTGGCGGCGAGCTACGGCCAGCCCCGCGAAGGCGAGGCGCCGGCGGTCGTGGCGATCACGGTGCCGCGCCGCTGGTGGCAGACGCTCTGGTTCCAGGCCGGGGTGGTGCTCGGGCTGGTCGGCGTGGTCGCGGGCGTCGTCCGCGTGTGGACGTACCGCCGCCTGCGCCGCCGGATCGAGCGGCTGGAGCACGAGACGGCGATCGCGCGGGAGCGGGCGCGCATCGCGCAGAACATCCACGATGACGTCGGGGCCAGCCTCACCCGGATCAGCCTGCTGACCCAGGCGAGTTCGCCGCTGTCGCCGGAGGCGCCGAAGCTGGAGCGGATCTACGAGACGGCGCGCGAAATCACGCGCTCGCTCGACCAGATCGTCTGGGCGGTGAACCCGCAGTACGACTCGCTCGAGAGCTTCGTCGGCTACCTGACCGATTTCGCCCAGCCGTTTCTCGGGCTGGCGCGCGTGCGCTGCCGCCTCGACATACCTGCGGTGCTGCCGCCGATCGTTCTGTCGGGCGAGACACGGCACCAGCTGTTCCTCTGCTGCCGGGAGGCGCTGAACAACGTGGTGAAGCACGCGCGGGCCACAGAAGTGACGGTCCGGCTCGCGTGGACGGCACCGCGGCTGCGGATCGTGATCGCCGACGACGGCCGGGGCCTCGCCGCGGCGGCGGCGGACACGCCGGAGCGCGGGCGGAGCGGGCATGGGTTGGCCAACCTGAGGGAGCGCATGGCGCGGCTCGGTGGGTCCGGCACGGTGGGGCCGGCCGCGGAGGGCGGCACCGTTGTGACGCTCGTCGTCGCGCTCGCGGGCGACGGGACCCTTTCGCCATGA
- a CDS encoding response regulator transcription factor, producing the protein MKTRVSIVDDDEPTRKILIEVIGCVPTLQYVSDYGSSAVALRQLLADRPDVVLMDINMPEPNGVECVRVLKRQMPGTQFLMLTVYQSAEHVFAALAAGATGYLLKETRREELVAAIEQIALGGSPMTSAIARKVVQSFAQPGSARPTFEDLTPRERQVLECLSQGYLYKEIADTMGIGVPTVATHIRKIYEKLHVRSRSQAIAKYLGHPATGG; encoded by the coding sequence ATGAAGACGCGCGTTTCGATCGTCGATGACGACGAGCCCACCCGGAAGATCCTGATCGAGGTGATCGGCTGCGTGCCGACGCTGCAGTACGTGAGCGACTATGGCTCCAGCGCGGTGGCGCTGCGGCAACTCCTGGCGGACCGGCCGGACGTGGTGCTGATGGACATCAACATGCCCGAGCCGAACGGCGTGGAGTGTGTGCGCGTGCTGAAGCGGCAGATGCCCGGCACGCAGTTTCTGATGCTCACGGTTTACCAGTCGGCGGAGCACGTGTTCGCCGCGCTGGCGGCGGGCGCGACGGGTTACCTGCTGAAGGAGACGCGCCGCGAGGAGCTGGTGGCGGCGATCGAGCAGATCGCGCTCGGCGGCTCGCCGATGACGAGCGCAATCGCGCGCAAGGTGGTGCAGTCGTTCGCGCAGCCAGGGTCGGCGCGACCAACCTTCGAGGACCTCACGCCGCGGGAGCGGCAGGTGCTCGAGTGCCTGAGCCAGGGATACCTCTACAAGGAGATTGCCGACACGATGGGCATCGGCGTGCCGACCGTCGCCACGCATATCCGCAAAATCTACGAAAAGCTGCACGTGCGCTCCCGCTCGCAGGCGATCGCCAAGTACCTCGGCCACCCCGCCACCGGCGGCTGA
- a CDS encoding NAD(P)-dependent alcohol dehydrogenase, producing MSKPVAYSVKAYSAASATSPLAPASIQRREPTDRDVQIEILYCGVCHSDIHFARNEWHFTQYPAVPGHEIVGRVKRVGPKVTKFKPGDIAGVGCMVDADLSCPFCRAGEEQFSPTHVQTYGSTERHIGGPTFGGYSENIVVNEHFALRIPANLNLPAVAPLLCAGITTYSPLRHWQVGPGKKVGIVGLGGLGHMGVKFARAFGAHVVVFTTSPAKKPDALRLGAHDVIVSRQPEEMKAQAGTFDFILDCVSAEHDLNAYLAMLKVDGNLTIVGAPEKPLPVAVFSLIMGRRSFSGSMIGGIRETQEMLDFCGQHGITSDIEMIRMDQINEAYARMLKSDVKYRFVIDMASLKS from the coding sequence ATGTCCAAACCTGTCGCCTATTCCGTCAAAGCCTACTCCGCCGCCAGCGCGACCTCGCCCCTGGCGCCGGCGTCGATCCAGCGCCGCGAACCGACCGATCGCGATGTGCAGATCGAAATCCTCTACTGCGGCGTCTGCCATTCCGACATCCACTTCGCGCGCAATGAGTGGCACTTCACGCAGTACCCGGCCGTGCCGGGCCATGAGATCGTGGGCCGTGTGAAGCGCGTTGGCCCGAAGGTCACGAAGTTCAAGCCGGGCGACATCGCCGGCGTGGGCTGCATGGTCGACGCCGACCTGAGTTGTCCCTTCTGCCGCGCCGGGGAGGAACAGTTTTCGCCGACGCACGTGCAGACTTACGGCTCGACCGAGCGGCACATCGGCGGACCGACGTTTGGCGGTTACTCGGAGAACATCGTGGTCAACGAGCACTTCGCGTTGCGCATCCCCGCCAACCTGAATCTCCCGGCGGTGGCACCGCTGCTCTGCGCGGGCATCACGACTTATTCGCCGCTGCGGCATTGGCAGGTCGGTCCGGGCAAGAAGGTCGGCATCGTGGGCCTGGGCGGGCTGGGCCACATGGGCGTGAAGTTCGCACGGGCGTTTGGCGCCCACGTCGTGGTGTTCACCACCTCGCCGGCGAAGAAGCCGGACGCCCTGCGGCTCGGCGCGCACGACGTGATCGTGTCCCGCCAGCCGGAGGAGATGAAGGCGCAGGCGGGCACGTTCGACTTCATCCTCGATTGCGTGTCGGCGGAGCACGACCTCAACGCCTACCTCGCGATGCTGAAGGTGGACGGCAATCTTACGATCGTGGGCGCGCCGGAGAAGCCGCTGCCGGTGGCGGTGTTCAGCCTGATCATGGGGCGCCGGAGTTTCTCCGGCTCGATGATCGGCGGCATCCGCGAGACGCAGGAGATGCTGGATTTCTGCGGCCAGCACGGGATCACGAGCGACATCGAGATGATCCGGATGGACCAGATCAACGAGGCCTACGCGCGGATGCTGAAGAGCGACGTGAAGTACCGCTTCGTGATCGACATGGCGTCGCTGAAGTCCTGA
- a CDS encoding AraC family transcriptional regulator produces the protein MTIPDKTSTEAYLRYTKSRSLRASRGKAWQDLKAWIHEPLRTTDALALPAVNEPHLAWTFSGEVEFQEREGNGPWVTHRIRQGSFFLTTGGGPYECRWKALTPEPFLAMMVFVELPLFNRALEEVFGADAPKVRLRDLSAFTDPDLNWMMENVRGELMAPRASALRVQGLAHLIAMHLARHYAEIPRDARGASSSLPGYKLKQVTDWMESHLDEPFDLAQTAAMAGLSKFHFHRLFKSATGMSPGKYHVNARMQEARRRLRETDQSIVAVALDLGFSTPSHFAQVFRRETGLSPSDYRRKR, from the coding sequence ATGACGATCCCCGACAAAACCTCCACCGAGGCATACCTGCGGTACACGAAGTCACGGAGCCTCCGCGCGAGTCGCGGCAAGGCGTGGCAGGACCTGAAGGCCTGGATCCATGAACCGTTGCGCACGACCGACGCCTTGGCCTTGCCGGCAGTGAACGAACCGCATCTGGCGTGGACGTTTTCCGGCGAGGTCGAGTTTCAGGAACGTGAGGGCAACGGTCCCTGGGTCACGCATCGGATCCGTCAGGGCTCATTCTTCCTCACCACCGGAGGCGGCCCGTATGAGTGCCGCTGGAAGGCCCTCACGCCCGAACCGTTCCTCGCCATGATGGTCTTCGTCGAGTTGCCGCTCTTCAATCGCGCCCTCGAGGAGGTTTTCGGGGCCGATGCGCCCAAGGTGCGCCTGCGCGACCTGTCGGCATTCACGGATCCCGACCTGAACTGGATGATGGAGAACGTCCGGGGCGAACTCATGGCTCCGCGCGCAAGCGCGCTGCGCGTCCAGGGCCTCGCGCACCTCATCGCGATGCATCTCGCGCGCCACTACGCCGAGATCCCCCGCGACGCCCGCGGCGCCAGCTCCTCGCTCCCCGGCTACAAGCTGAAGCAGGTCACCGACTGGATGGAGTCTCACCTCGACGAGCCCTTCGACCTCGCCCAGACCGCGGCGATGGCCGGGCTGAGCAAATTTCACTTTCACCGGCTCTTCAAAAGCGCCACCGGGATGTCCCCGGGCAAGTACCACGTGAACGCGCGCATGCAGGAAGCGCGCCGGCGCCTGCGGGAGACCGACCAAAGCATCGTCGCCGTGGCGCTGGACCTGGGCTTTTCCACCCCGAGCCATTTCGCCCAGGTCTTCCGCCGCGAGACCGGCCTTTCTCCCAGCGACTACCGCCGGAAACGCTGA
- a CDS encoding alpha-L-fucosidase has translation MVSTTAEPVAPGKFTPDWESLKQYRVPTWFRDAKFGIWAHWGPQCQPERGDWYAREMYSETSGRYRAHVAAFGHPSKVGFKDVIHAWRAENWRPDDLLRLYARAGAKYFFALANHHDNFDNWDSKYQPWNSVNLGPRKDLIAGWAAAARRHGLKFGVSVHAAHAWSWLETAQGADATGPLAGVPYDGKLTKADGKGTWWEGYDPQDLYAQNHPPSPGFAELKKIHERWNWDHGVTLPDQAYCEKFYNRTIDLINKYQPDLIYFDDTALPLWPVSDAGLKIAAHFYNSNDRWRGDDGVMFNKILDGEQRRCMAWDVERGSSNEIEPNPWQTDTCIGSWHYDRGIFDRHGYKTARTVVHTLIDVVSKNGNLLLSIPVRGDGTIDDDELEIVRGIGDWMQVNQEAIHGTRPWQVFGEGPQMASVPPLSAQGFNEGKAKPFTAEDVRFTTKGEVLYAIVMGTPSGPVTIKSLGTKRGLWPGAIAEIAALGSTEKLTWSRTDDALVIEPPRVIANGTAVVFKITPRR, from the coding sequence ATCGTCAGCACGACCGCCGAGCCGGTGGCGCCGGGCAAGTTCACCCCGGACTGGGAGTCGCTAAAGCAGTACCGGGTGCCCACCTGGTTCCGGGATGCAAAATTCGGCATCTGGGCCCACTGGGGCCCGCAGTGCCAGCCCGAGCGGGGTGACTGGTACGCGCGGGAGATGTACAGCGAAACGAGCGGTCGCTATCGCGCGCACGTCGCCGCCTTCGGCCACCCTTCCAAGGTCGGCTTCAAGGACGTCATTCATGCGTGGCGGGCGGAAAACTGGCGCCCCGACGACCTGCTCCGCCTGTATGCGCGGGCCGGGGCAAAATACTTCTTCGCGCTGGCGAATCACCACGACAACTTCGACAACTGGGACTCGAAGTATCAGCCGTGGAACTCCGTGAACCTGGGCCCGCGGAAGGACTTGATCGCCGGCTGGGCCGCCGCGGCCCGCAGGCACGGGCTGAAGTTTGGGGTCAGCGTCCACGCCGCCCACGCCTGGAGCTGGCTGGAGACCGCCCAGGGCGCGGATGCCACCGGTCCGCTCGCCGGCGTGCCCTACGACGGCAAACTCACCAAGGCCGACGGCAAAGGGACGTGGTGGGAAGGATACGACCCCCAGGACCTCTACGCCCAAAACCATCCGCCAAGTCCCGGTTTCGCTGAGCTGAAGAAGATCCACGAACGCTGGAACTGGGACCACGGCGTGACCCTGCCGGACCAGGCGTATTGTGAGAAGTTCTACAACCGCACCATCGACCTCATTAACAAGTACCAGCCCGACCTGATCTACTTCGACGACACCGCCCTGCCGCTGTGGCCGGTAAGCGACGCCGGCCTGAAAATCGCCGCCCATTTCTATAACAGCAACGACCGGTGGCGCGGCGACGACGGCGTGATGTTCAACAAGATCCTCGACGGGGAGCAGCGGCGCTGCATGGCGTGGGACGTCGAGCGCGGCAGCAGCAACGAGATCGAGCCCAATCCGTGGCAGACCGACACGTGTATCGGCAGCTGGCACTATGATCGCGGCATCTTCGACCGCCACGGCTACAAGACGGCGCGGACTGTCGTTCATACCCTCATCGACGTCGTCAGCAAAAACGGCAACCTGCTCCTCAGCATTCCCGTCCGCGGTGATGGCACCATCGATGACGACGAGCTCGAGATCGTGCGCGGCATCGGCGACTGGATGCAGGTCAACCAAGAGGCGATCCACGGCACGCGGCCATGGCAGGTCTTCGGCGAAGGCCCGCAGATGGCGAGCGTACCGCCGCTGTCGGCCCAGGGCTTCAACGAAGGAAAGGCCAAGCCGTTCACGGCGGAGGATGTCCGCTTCACCACCAAGGGAGAGGTCCTCTACGCGATCGTGATGGGCACGCCCTCGGGACCGGTGACGATCAAATCGCTCGGAACGAAGCGCGGGCTTTGGCCCGGTGCAATCGCCGAAATAGCGGCCCTGGGCAGCACCGAAAAGCTCACGTGGTCCCGCACCGACGATGCCCTCGTGATCGAGCCTCCCCGAGTGATCGCAAACGGCACCGCCGTGGTCTTCAAGATCACGCCCCGCCGCTGA
- a CDS encoding SHOCT domain-containing protein has protein sequence MITHSETGFQYGAKMKAAALNDARAWCERHGKVMKMISATQKDVVVGRSCAYAEVHFKALAPDDPEAQAISSGDLKGTGTVARDRYTELARLGELRNTGLITEEEFQTEKKRLLGTKSVPEFPRPL, from the coding sequence ATGATCACCCACAGCGAAACGGGCTTTCAGTATGGAGCGAAAATGAAAGCCGCGGCGCTGAATGACGCGAGGGCATGGTGCGAGCGACACGGGAAAGTCATGAAGATGATCAGCGCGACGCAAAAGGACGTAGTCGTCGGAAGATCCTGCGCGTACGCGGAGGTTCACTTCAAGGCCCTGGCGCCCGATGATCCCGAGGCGCAGGCGATATCCTCTGGCGACCTCAAGGGCACTGGCACCGTGGCTCGCGATCGCTACACGGAGTTGGCTCGGCTCGGTGAACTGCGTAACACGGGGCTGATCACAGAAGAGGAGTTTCAGACCGAGAAGAAGCGGCTGCTCGGAACCAAGTCGGTGCCAGAATTTCCGCGGCCGCTTTGA
- a CDS encoding methyl-accepting chemotaxis protein, whose product MKTRTIGQRVTILVSILCLALIGVGIFAVNRLIALNRISDSITQDAIPGITLMASVNSIQAESEIRVERFLRATTPEARQKIQNELAQLSQANDDAFKKYEPTIILADDRRLFARLQETRKANGDTRKRLLELAETDLAAAEAYNESTAIPAYTAYSEAGTALLNFNAKHGADLGDEIDAAVKNATWLIAITAASVLLGAIVLAVLNIRSIVKVLATVADSLQAGSLQTTAAATQVASASQSLAEGSTEQAASIEETSASLEEISSMTKRNTDNAQRAKELAGAARQAADVGVTDMQAMKTAMNDIKTSSDDVAKIIKTIDEIAFQTNILALNAAVEAARAGEAGAGFAVVAEEVRNLAQRSAQAAKETAGKIEGAISKTAQGVAISHKVATSLEEIATRSRQVDELVVEIATASVEQNQGIGQVTQAVSQMDQVTQKNAANAEESASAAEELNAQAQAMQENVGQLLALAARDAKTEDPVRTASPTRAPRSIRTELKMAPARTKPAPKAANSSNRQIENFAEMS is encoded by the coding sequence ATGAAAACTCGCACCATCGGACAACGCGTCACGATCCTCGTCTCCATTCTCTGTCTCGCCCTCATCGGCGTCGGAATCTTCGCCGTCAACCGGCTGATCGCCCTCAATCGCATCAGCGATTCCATTACGCAGGATGCGATCCCCGGCATCACGCTCATGGCCAGCGTCAACTCGATTCAGGCCGAGAGTGAAATACGCGTCGAACGCTTCCTGCGGGCCACCACGCCCGAGGCCCGGCAGAAGATCCAAAACGAACTGGCCCAACTCAGCCAGGCGAACGACGACGCATTCAAAAAGTACGAGCCCACCATCATTCTGGCGGACGACCGCAGGCTCTTCGCCCGGCTGCAGGAGACCAGAAAGGCCAATGGCGACACGCGGAAGCGGCTCCTCGAGCTCGCGGAAACGGACCTGGCGGCGGCCGAGGCCTACAACGAATCGACCGCTATCCCGGCGTACACCGCGTATTCCGAGGCCGGCACCGCCCTGCTCAACTTCAACGCCAAGCACGGCGCCGATCTCGGCGATGAGATCGACGCGGCCGTGAAGAACGCCACGTGGCTCATCGCCATCACGGCCGCATCGGTTCTGCTCGGCGCCATCGTGCTCGCCGTGCTGAACATCCGCTCGATTGTGAAGGTCCTGGCGACCGTGGCCGATTCGCTCCAGGCCGGTTCGCTCCAGACCACCGCGGCGGCCACCCAGGTCGCCTCGGCCAGCCAGTCGCTGGCGGAAGGTTCGACCGAACAGGCGGCATCGATCGAGGAAACCAGCGCGTCGCTCGAGGAGATCTCGAGCATGACGAAGCGGAACACGGACAATGCACAGCGGGCCAAGGAACTGGCCGGGGCCGCCCGCCAGGCCGCCGATGTCGGCGTGACCGACATGCAGGCGATGAAGACCGCGATGAACGACATCAAGACGTCCAGCGACGACGTCGCAAAGATCATCAAGACGATCGACGAGATTGCATTCCAGACGAACATCCTCGCGCTGAACGCCGCCGTCGAGGCCGCCCGGGCCGGCGAGGCCGGCGCCGGCTTCGCGGTCGTCGCCGAAGAGGTCCGCAACCTCGCCCAGCGCTCCGCCCAGGCCGCCAAGGAAACCGCAGGCAAGATCGAAGGCGCCATCTCCAAGACCGCGCAGGGCGTGGCGATCAGCCACAAGGTCGCCACGAGTCTCGAGGAAATCGCCACCCGCTCCCGCCAGGTCGACGAGCTCGTCGTGGAAATCGCCACGGCCTCCGTGGAGCAGAACCAGGGCATCGGCCAGGTGACGCAGGCGGTGTCCCAGATGGACCAGGTCACCCAGAAGAACGCGGCGAACGCCGAGGAAAGTGCCAGCGCCGCCGAGGAGCTCAACGCCCAGGCCCAGGCGATGCAGGAGAACGTCGGTCAGTTGCTGGCGCTCGCCGCCCGCGACGCCAAGACCGAGGATCCGGTCCGCACCGCCAGTCCGACCCGCGCTCCCCGTTCCATCCGGACCGAGCTCAAGATGGCGCCGGCCCGGACCAAGCCTGCGCCCAAGGCGGCAAACTCCTCCAACCGCCAGATCGAGAACTTCGCCGAGATGTCCTGA
- a CDS encoding response regulator transcription factor, translating into MRIRILVVDDHELIRTGLRLRLQGEDGFEVVGEAADAASACAMIGEKSPDIVVMDIGLPEQDGLAATRTIKTRWPKTRVLALTGMKPGTVARATLLAGVDGLVFKSEASDYLVRAVRTVMAGKVYFSPEAATALAPTLREPPPPMPATGEGKIDLSARERSVLKGLAEGLSYKELAAELGLSVKSIDTYRARLVKKLGCSSRAALVRCAVRLGLVSL; encoded by the coding sequence ATGCGCATCCGAATCCTTGTCGTCGACGACCATGAACTCATCCGCACCGGTCTGCGGCTTCGCCTGCAGGGCGAGGACGGTTTCGAGGTTGTCGGCGAGGCCGCCGACGCCGCGTCCGCTTGCGCGATGATCGGGGAAAAGTCGCCGGACATTGTCGTCATGGATATCGGCTTGCCGGAACAGGACGGGCTGGCCGCGACTCGCACGATCAAAACGCGCTGGCCCAAGACGCGCGTGCTCGCGCTGACTGGAATGAAGCCCGGCACTGTGGCGCGCGCGACCCTCCTCGCCGGCGTCGACGGCCTCGTCTTCAAGAGCGAAGCCAGTGACTACTTGGTCCGGGCGGTCCGCACCGTCATGGCCGGCAAGGTGTATTTCTCGCCTGAGGCCGCGACCGCGCTGGCACCGACACTCCGGGAGCCGCCGCCTCCGATGCCCGCGACCGGGGAGGGAAAGATCGACCTCTCCGCGCGTGAGCGCTCGGTCCTGAAAGGCTTGGCCGAGGGCCTGAGCTACAAGGAACTCGCCGCCGAGTTGGGCCTCAGCGTGAAGTCCATCGACACCTACCGCGCCCGTCTGGTGAAGAAGCTCGGCTGCTCGAGCCGCGCCGCCCTCGTCCGCTGCGCCGTCCGACTCGGTCTCGTGTCGCTCTGA